A portion of the Hydrogenimonas thermophila genome contains these proteins:
- a CDS encoding motility associated factor glycosyltransferase family protein: protein MIFKKNIDAIMQVNPVLAAQLMTIRTNERFEVFIDEKDAANINIYDKSLEVPIYKNIPLDEINKSFKKFEEQYIRYPVIFIYGIGNGVWLKMILGMQNIKKCYIFEPNLELIYIALNLFDFSTDIYEKRLSIYWEQLVDQAELFSLCSNSEVKVFLKTYEMQIPADYYSTYYGDRIKELNKQIIKQIKHVVTGEGNDARDSLIGVDHHLANMPKMVRSYTLQSLAEQKNSDFAVIVSTGPSLAKQLPLLKEYKDFITILCVDASLPILQKEGIAPDIVFSLERVEATARFYENLDKELLKDTIFVPTSIVHPKLLENLEGMKQVISMRPFGYTRMYYLSQWGYIGIGMSAANMAFDFAILTGYKNIAFIGQDLAFGEDGKTHSKGSIFGEKEEQYEATHKIKGYYGGEVYTTMIWQQFLHYFVRNMPHALNKKGLNVYNCTEGGAYIDGAKHIPFKDFLKQVNKSDKKDRIELKKVSSNRAEHYMRRIKKLLCIYLERLKTMKKRTEETFLEVMHTIEELESLNRDKELEKIDFDKLSDVIDKIDIIKEMFERDKAILKFANITNPIIVNAELELAKIMVSRSDKDIEKKVKMIDWIYEHKSWLFFLAGALENIIFILDKHYNTTYSEVK from the coding sequence ATGATATTTAAAAAAAATATAGATGCTATAATGCAAGTCAATCCTGTTTTAGCTGCACAGTTAATGACAATTAGAACAAATGAAAGATTTGAAGTTTTTATAGATGAGAAAGATGCTGCAAATATAAATATTTACGATAAATCACTTGAAGTTCCTATATATAAAAATATCCCTCTTGATGAAATTAATAAATCTTTTAAAAAATTTGAAGAGCAATATATACGTTATCCTGTTATTTTTATATACGGAATTGGCAATGGAGTTTGGCTTAAAATGATACTTGGAATGCAAAATATTAAAAAGTGTTATATTTTTGAGCCAAATTTAGAATTAATTTATATTGCTTTAAATTTATTTGATTTTAGTACTGATATCTATGAAAAAAGGTTATCAATCTATTGGGAGCAACTTGTAGATCAAGCAGAATTATTTTCACTTTGTAGCAACTCTGAAGTTAAAGTATTTTTAAAAACTTATGAGATGCAAATTCCTGCTGATTACTACTCTACCTACTATGGAGATAGAATAAAAGAACTTAACAAACAAATAATAAAACAGATAAAACACGTTGTAACTGGCGAAGGAAATGATGCGAGAGATTCACTAATAGGAGTAGATCACCATTTGGCAAATATGCCTAAAATGGTAAGATCTTATACTCTTCAAAGCCTTGCTGAGCAAAAAAATAGTGATTTTGCTGTAATAGTTTCAACTGGACCAAGTTTAGCAAAACAACTCCCTCTTTTAAAAGAGTACAAAGATTTTATAACTATTTTATGTGTGGATGCAAGTCTACCAATATTACAAAAAGAGGGAATAGCTCCAGATATAGTATTTTCACTTGAAAGAGTGGAAGCAACTGCAAGATTTTATGAAAATCTTGATAAAGAACTCTTAAAAGATACTATTTTTGTTCCTACATCTATTGTCCATCCTAAATTATTGGAAAATCTTGAAGGTATGAAACAAGTTATTTCAATGCGTCCATTCGGATATACCAGAATGTACTATCTTTCTCAATGGGGATACATTGGTATTGGAATGAGTGCTGCAAATATGGCCTTTGATTTTGCCATTTTAACAGGTTATAAAAATATAGCATTTATAGGTCAAGACTTAGCTTTTGGAGAAGATGGCAAAACTCATTCAAAAGGTTCAATTTTTGGAGAGAAAGAAGAACAATATGAAGCTACTCATAAAATTAAAGGTTATTATGGTGGTGAAGTATATACAACAATGATATGGCAACAGTTTCTTCACTATTTTGTACGAAATATGCCGCATGCTTTAAACAAAAAAGGGCTAAATGTATACAATTGTACAGAAGGTGGTGCATATATTGATGGAGCTAAACATATACCATTTAAAGATTTTTTAAAGCAAGTAAACAAATCTGATAAAAAAGATCGGATAGAACTTAAAAAAGTATCTTCAAATAGAGCAGAACACTATATGAGAAGAATAAAAAAACTTCTTTGTATCTATCTTGAGAGACTAAAAACAATGAAAAAAAGAACTGAAGAGACTTTTTTAGAAGTTATGCATACAATAGAAGAACTTGAAAGTTTAAACCGTGATAAAGAGCTTGAAAAGATAGATTTTGATAAACTGTCAGATGTAATAGATAAGATAGATATAATAAAAGAGATGTTTGAAAGAGATAAAGCTATTCTAAAATTTGCTAATATCACCAATCCTATAATCGTTAATGCCGAATTAGAACTTGCAAAAATTATGGTAAGTCGTTCCGATAAAGATATTGAAAAAAAAGTTAAAATGATAGATTGGATATATGAACATAAATCATGGCTCTTCTTTCTTGCAGGAGCATTGGAAAATATAATCTTCATTTTAGATAAACACTACAATACTACATATAGTGAAGTAAAATAA
- a CDS encoding flagellin A, translating into MGFRINTNVAALNAHANGVANNRALNTSLERLSSGLRINKAADDASGMAIADSLRSQANALGQAIKNANDGIAIIQTADKAMDEQVKILDTIKTKATQAAQDGQTEETRKALQQDIVRLMEELDNIAGTTSFNGQQLLSGQYTNKEFQIGAYSNTTVKASIGATSSDKIGNTRFETGSLISADAEVTLTFVAVDGGHDVKIESVVISNSAGTGMGVLAEAINKNSDKTGVRASWSVQSTGVSAVASGTLSDLTINGVSIGTIEVDANDKNGALVNAINLLKDKTGVEASIDERGYLNLTSVDGRGIVVSAASGLSAVGFGTDQTEVNYGRLTLVRLDARDIVVSGGTNVGFDGTETEETVNLRSIKGGFTSSQADAMGFVANDNVAYQVSGGVNAGVTTLKGAMAVMNIAESAQKLLDKIRSDLGSVQNQLVSTVNNISVTQVNVKAAESQIRDVDFAEESANFNKHNLLAQSGSYAMSQANAVQQNVMRLLQ; encoded by the coding sequence ATGGGTTTTCGAATCAATACAAACGTAGCGGCTCTCAATGCTCACGCAAATGGAGTAGCAAATAACCGCGCACTCAATACATCGTTAGAACGATTGAGTTCTGGTCTTCGCATCAACAAAGCTGCAGACGATGCATCAGGAATGGCTATTGCTGACTCATTAAGATCTCAAGCAAATGCTTTGGGACAGGCTATTAAAAATGCAAATGATGGTATTGCCATTATCCAAACAGCTGATAAAGCTATGGATGAACAGGTAAAAATTCTAGATACCATTAAAACCAAAGCTACTCAAGCAGCTCAGGATGGTCAAACTGAAGAGACCAGAAAAGCTCTACAACAAGATATTGTTAGATTGATGGAAGAGCTTGACAATATTGCAGGCACTACATCATTTAACGGTCAACAGTTGCTTTCTGGACAATATACAAACAAAGAGTTCCAAATAGGTGCTTACTCTAATACTACTGTTAAAGCATCAATTGGTGCTACAAGCTCTGATAAAATTGGTAATACCAGATTTGAAACAGGTTCATTAATTTCAGCAGATGCTGAAGTTACACTTACCTTTGTGGCTGTTGATGGTGGTCATGATGTTAAGATTGAAAGTGTTGTAATCAGTAATAGTGCTGGTACGGGTATGGGTGTTTTAGCTGAAGCTATTAATAAAAACTCAGATAAAACTGGTGTTAGAGCTTCTTGGTCAGTACAATCAACTGGTGTCTCTGCCGTTGCATCTGGTACTCTTAGTGATTTAACAATCAATGGTGTCTCAATTGGAACAATTGAGGTTGATGCAAATGATAAAAACGGTGCATTAGTGAATGCTATTAATTTATTAAAAGATAAAACTGGTGTTGAAGCATCAATTGATGAGCGTGGATACCTTAATCTAACCAGTGTTGATGGTCGTGGTATTGTTGTTTCTGCAGCATCAGGTCTATCTGCAGTAGGATTTGGAACTGACCAAACTGAAGTTAACTATGGACGATTAACTTTAGTACGACTTGATGCACGAGATATTGTTGTTAGTGGTGGAACTAATGTTGGATTTGATGGTACTGAGACCGAAGAGACAGTAAATTTACGTTCTATCAAAGGTGGTTTCACATCTTCACAAGCAGATGCAATGGGCTTTGTAGCTAATGATAATGTAGCTTATCAAGTTTCAGGTGGTGTTAATGCCGGTGTTACTACTCTAAAAGGTGCTATGGCTGTTATGAATATAGCTGAATCTGCTCAAAAACTTCTTGATAAAATCAGAAGTGATCTTGGTTCTGTTCAAAATCAGCTTGTTTCAACTGTTAACAATATATCTGTTACTCAAGTTAATGTTAAAGCTGCAGAGAGTCAAATTAGAGATGTTGACTTTGCAGAAGAGAGTGCAAACTTCAACAAACATAACCTTCTAGCACAATCTGGAAGTTATGCTATGAGCCAGGCTAATGCTGTTCAGCAAAATGTTATGAGATTGCTACAGTAA
- the fliD gene encoding flagellar filament capping protein FliD, protein MADLGALSSLGIGSGTLTYDIIDKLKNADIETQITPIDNKISEIKEKESNLTTITTLTSTLKTAVVDLADSSFFEKRKVSVSGKDVTVKANDGVAVQDINLKVTQLAQTEIEQSKGFATETSSVVDKDTTMTISIDGTAYDINVKAGTTLEELRDQINESTDGNVVASILNTGGDNPYSLILKSSNTGADQAIDISYDDGDPATTNDDFLSFTTVQNAQDALFEFNGVNVTRATNTVDDLVIGVTFELTGTSGEDNRISIERDVEGIADMVSEFVSAYNSWNSNLTEATKFDPDGGTSGIFQGDSTIRRLLSDVKYALFNSEIDGKGAGTYGITVNEDGILSFDRTVFIDELNSDPEKAVEVFTSDIGGVFSSLNDTLKNATDMSTGYLGIYEEQLKREEDHLSEERERSLEMLNKRYDIMAMQFAAYDEMISNMNTSYQSLQMAIDAQLSSK, encoded by the coding sequence ATGGCAGATTTGGGAGCATTAAGTTCATTGGGTATTGGGAGTGGAACATTAACGTACGATATTATTGATAAATTAAAAAATGCTGATATTGAAACGCAGATTACTCCAATAGACAATAAGATAAGTGAAATCAAAGAGAAAGAGAGTAATCTTACTACTATTACAACTCTAACTTCTACTCTAAAAACAGCAGTTGTTGATTTGGCAGATAGTTCATTTTTTGAAAAAAGAAAAGTTTCAGTCAGTGGTAAAGATGTTACAGTCAAAGCAAATGATGGTGTTGCTGTACAAGATATAAATTTAAAAGTTACTCAATTAGCTCAAACAGAAATAGAACAATCCAAAGGCTTTGCTACAGAAACATCATCTGTTGTTGACAAAGATACCACTATGACAATATCAATAGATGGAACTGCATATGATATAAATGTTAAAGCAGGTACAACACTAGAAGAGTTAAGAGATCAAATAAATGAATCAACTGATGGTAATGTTGTCGCCTCTATATTAAATACAGGTGGGGACAACCCTTACTCTCTAATTTTAAAATCAAGTAATACTGGAGCCGATCAAGCAATTGATATATCTTATGATGATGGAGATCCTGCTACTACTAATGATGATTTTTTAAGTTTTACAACTGTTCAAAATGCACAAGATGCACTATTTGAATTTAATGGTGTAAATGTTACAAGAGCAACAAATACAGTTGATGATCTTGTGATAGGTGTAACATTTGAACTAACAGGTACAAGTGGAGAAGATAACAGAATCTCAATAGAAAGAGATGTTGAAGGAATAGCAGATATGGTATCTGAATTTGTATCTGCTTATAACAGTTGGAATTCAAACTTAACAGAAGCAACGAAGTTTGATCCAGATGGTGGAACTTCAGGTATTTTTCAAGGAGATTCAACTATTAGAAGGTTGCTAAGTGATGTAAAATATGCTCTTTTCAATTCAGAAATTGATGGTAAAGGAGCAGGAACATATGGCATAACGGTAAATGAAGATGGAATCTTATCTTTTGATAGAACAGTGTTTATTGATGAGCTTAATAGCGATCCAGAAAAAGCTGTAGAGGTTTTTACCAGCGATATAGGTGGTGTTTTTAGCAGTCTTAATGATACTTTAAAAAATGCTACAGATATGTCAACTGGATATTTAGGAATTTATGAAGAACAGTTAAAAAGAGAAGAGGATCATCTCTCAGAGGAGAGAGAAAGAAGTTTAGAGATGCTAAATAAAAGATATGACATTATGGCAATGCAATTTGCAGCATATGATGAAATGATAAGCAATATGAACACCTCTTACCAGTCTTTACAAATGGCTATAGATGCACAATTATCATCTAAATAA
- a CDS encoding PAS domain-containing sensor histidine kinase: MNEQNIHLLEQYRKALDETAIVSKTDKHGIITFVNDKFCKISGYSEEELIGKPHNIVRHPDTPKSLFKELWKTILAKKTFKGIIKNRKKDGSYYYVDSTIIPIMNENGEIIEFIAVRYDVTELIDKRQEAIAANRAKEVFLSRISHELRTPLNAIIGFSQILENKDDIPEYAKSFLNKIKTSGKHLLALINEMIDFSKISSGNIKYTPHHFKVNGFLNDIKEKIYPIAKEKSIDLIIPNIEEDTIIGDHNLLKVAITSLLINAIKLSPNNHNIYLSFIKEHNKGVFTIDYFGNKIDEDEAKILSKQVDDIYYNNTQNPMALNLELSIAKKVIDLHNGKLSIISKDKKNSFIISIPLKDKL, from the coding sequence ATGAATGAACAAAATATACATTTATTAGAGCAATACAGGAAAGCTTTAGATGAGACTGCAATAGTTTCAAAAACAGATAAACATGGAATAATAACTTTTGTAAATGATAAGTTTTGTAAAATAAGTGGTTATAGCGAAGAAGAGTTAATAGGAAAACCACACAATATTGTAAGACATCCAGATACTCCAAAATCTCTTTTTAAAGAGTTATGGAAAACAATACTTGCAAAAAAAACGTTCAAAGGTATAATTAAAAATAGAAAGAAGGATGGTTCTTACTATTATGTTGACTCTACAATAATTCCTATAATGAATGAAAACGGTGAAATTATAGAGTTTATAGCTGTTAGATATGATGTTACTGAACTTATTGACAAAAGACAGGAGGCAATAGCAGCAAATAGAGCAAAAGAGGTATTTCTATCACGGATAAGCCATGAACTTAGAACGCCTCTAAATGCAATTATAGGGTTTTCTCAAATATTGGAAAATAAAGATGATATTCCTGAATATGCAAAAAGTTTTCTAAATAAAATTAAAACTTCAGGAAAACATCTATTAGCTTTAATAAATGAAATGATCGATTTTTCAAAAATATCATCTGGAAATATAAAATATACTCCGCATCACTTTAAAGTAAATGGTTTTCTAAATGATATAAAAGAAAAAATATATCCTATTGCAAAAGAAAAAAGTATAGATCTTATAATACCTAATATTGAAGAAGATACAATCATTGGAGATCACAATTTACTAAAAGTAGCAATAACATCTTTGCTTATAAATGCAATTAAATTATCACCAAATAATCATAATATATATTTATCTTTTATTAAAGAACATAATAAAGGTGTTTTCACTATAGATTATTTTGGTAACAAAATAGATGAAGATGAAGCTAAAATATTATCTAAACAGGTAGATGATATATATTATAATAATACGCAAAATCCAATGGCATTGAATTTGGAATTAAGTATAGCTAAAAAAGTAATTGACCTTCATAATGGAAAACTTTCTATAATTAGTAAAGATAAAAAAAATAGTTTTATTATTTCTATACCACTTAAAGATAAGTTATAA
- a CDS encoding HDOD domain-containing protein, protein MPNKILNYVQSFPPIPDTILSLEKAINEEKPNRYIADIIKKDPMLQANILKTVNAPYFGLRSKINSVEQAIAILGLTIIKGIVLTAIIKKFFTEDIYPYPFSISKISEISLKRIKLAEKVFDEKVFNNIKQSICFLELGKIVFSPYIKKYMKNKFLLEIENRNIEDIEKDLTGYTSYELVAELFKKWNFPDEIYEPIKFCYFPEQCKNYAQESKYLNILITIIPIHNQQNTDQILKIENELGIKIKDIGHLI, encoded by the coding sequence ATGCCAAATAAAATTTTAAATTATGTACAATCTTTTCCTCCAATACCAGATACAATTCTAAGTTTAGAAAAAGCTATAAATGAAGAGAAACCAAATAGATATATTGCCGATATAATAAAAAAAGATCCTATGCTGCAAGCAAATATATTAAAAACTGTAAATGCACCATATTTTGGTTTAAGATCAAAGATTAACTCAGTAGAACAAGCTATTGCGATTTTAGGATTAACTATTATAAAGGGAATTGTTTTAACAGCTATTATAAAAAAGTTTTTTACAGAAGATATTTACCCCTACCCTTTTTCAATCTCTAAAATTTCAGAAATATCTTTAAAAAGAATAAAGTTAGCAGAAAAAGTTTTTGATGAAAAAGTTTTTAATAATATTAAACAATCAATTTGTTTTTTAGAGTTGGGAAAGATCGTGTTTTCTCCCTATATAAAAAAATATATGAAAAATAAATTTTTGTTAGAGATAGAAAATAGAAATATTGAAGATATTGAAAAAGATTTGACAGGATATACAAGTTATGAATTAGTAGCAGAATTATTTAAAAAATGGAATTTTCCTGATGAAATTTATGAGCCTATAAAATTTTGTTACTTTCCAGAACAGTGTAAAAATTATGCGCAAGAAAGTAAATATTTAAATATTTTAATAACCATAATACCAATACATAACCAACAAAACACTGATCAAATTTTAAAAATTGAAAATGAACTTGGTATTAAGATAAAAGATATAGGGCATTTAATATGA
- a CDS encoding ATP-binding response regulator → MTTSETIEIYYNFTIEELKKRSEIEKFITSLGNMISETLFEKYVSHIDSLNELFKKNSFSIKAELSDYIIEIFTCDIKIEFIEVNQNFANKLIRYGFSPNEYIAIMNFVKEIIVDLTFVNENIKKYLVLILKNINFAEHLACQYMVSTISKKQEESKIIKTFDKLYLSLNYHKKSFFTIKKLLNSRDLNLIQDIELNPQNCIVGEIIKELQNDNDIIERLKIDSLKADKLHTLWHKKAKEFIDAVQKNDKKRMENIFEDIEKISLEIDDIFNKPLNSLSTTSFLAVSSGIKFLHNVLEFLQKIRFDIKLTQKENFYREIKDLLIKSMNWSIENIEVSTTSLDEKSFSIVKMYRVDNKEIYFGVNLKNIPNKLYIMETIKFLLDAIEVHIKMIEREKALILMAEKADRANKAKDMFLANMSHELRTPLNAIIGFSQILVSNPNIPDNLKAYIEKISIAGNNLLSLVNTILDFAKIEAGKFNFMPEFVNVEELLREVITIIEPLCKNKSIQFKYPKHISLSLYLDKQLISQVLINLLSNAVKFTPDNGKITLNIKYDKKSQEYLFSVCDTGIGIKKEDQEKIFEPFVQSENVFQKSVKGTGLGLALSKKIIEELHEGRIWLESEEGNGSCFYFTIPIKISQNKKEFIKNSSNIKNALKLLIVEDSDEYKNILVDKLKKRYDITVANSVNLAKNLLLANKYDFVILDFFLVDGIGTEVLDFMEEEKIEVPTVIISAEEDRFIIDSIENKIRNIEAIFNKNDIETILSFIGE, encoded by the coding sequence ATGACAACTAGCGAAACTATAGAAATCTATTATAACTTTACAATTGAAGAGTTAAAAAAGAGATCTGAAATTGAAAAGTTTATAACATCATTGGGAAACATGATATCTGAAACTCTTTTTGAAAAATATGTTTCACATATAGATAGTTTAAATGAACTGTTCAAAAAAAATAGTTTTAGTATTAAAGCAGAGCTTTCTGACTATATTATTGAGATATTTACCTGCGATATAAAAATAGAGTTTATTGAAGTAAATCAAAACTTTGCAAATAAATTGATAAGATATGGCTTTTCTCCAAATGAATATATAGCAATAATGAATTTTGTAAAAGAGATAATAGTTGATCTTACTTTTGTTAATGAAAATATAAAAAAATATTTAGTTTTAATATTGAAAAATATAAATTTTGCAGAGCATCTTGCCTGCCAATATATGGTTAGTACAATTTCAAAAAAGCAAGAAGAGTCTAAGATAATAAAAACTTTTGATAAGTTATATCTATCACTTAATTATCATAAAAAAAGTTTCTTTACTATAAAAAAATTATTGAATAGTAGAGACTTGAATTTAATACAAGATATTGAACTTAATCCCCAAAATTGTATTGTCGGGGAAATAATAAAAGAGCTTCAAAATGACAATGATATTATTGAAAGATTAAAAATAGATAGTTTAAAAGCTGATAAACTCCATACTTTATGGCATAAAAAAGCTAAAGAATTTATTGATGCTGTTCAAAAAAATGATAAAAAAAGAATGGAAAATATTTTTGAAGATATTGAGAAAATATCTTTAGAAATTGATGATATATTTAACAAACCATTAAATTCACTCTCTACAACATCTTTTCTTGCAGTCTCATCAGGCATAAAGTTTCTACACAATGTTTTGGAATTTTTGCAAAAGATCAGGTTTGATATAAAGCTAACACAAAAAGAAAACTTTTACAGAGAGATAAAAGATTTACTAATTAAATCTATGAATTGGTCTATTGAAAATATAGAAGTTTCTACCACTTCATTGGATGAAAAATCTTTTTCTATTGTTAAAATGTATAGAGTAGACAATAAAGAGATCTACTTTGGAGTAAATTTAAAAAATATTCCAAATAAACTTTATATTATGGAAACTATCAAGTTTCTTCTTGATGCCATTGAAGTTCATATAAAAATGATTGAGAGAGAAAAAGCTCTCATCTTGATGGCAGAAAAAGCAGATCGTGCAAACAAAGCAAAAGATATGTTTTTGGCAAACATGAGCCATGAACTTAGAACTCCACTAAATGCAATTATAGGTTTTTCACAAATACTTGTTTCAAATCCAAATATACCAGATAACCTTAAAGCATATATAGAAAAAATTTCAATAGCTGGAAATAATTTGCTAAGTTTAGTCAATACAATATTGGATTTTGCAAAAATAGAAGCAGGCAAATTTAATTTTATGCCTGAATTTGTAAATGTTGAAGAGCTTTTAAGAGAAGTTATAACAATTATAGAACCATTATGTAAAAATAAATCTATACAATTTAAATATCCAAAACATATATCACTATCCTTATATTTAGACAAGCAGTTAATTAGTCAAGTATTAATAAATCTTTTAAGCAATGCAGTTAAATTTACACCTGATAATGGCAAAATTACATTAAATATTAAATATGATAAAAAGTCGCAAGAATATCTTTTTAGTGTTTGCGATACTGGTATAGGGATAAAAAAAGAGGATCAAGAAAAAATATTTGAACCATTTGTTCAGTCAGAAAATGTTTTTCAAAAGAGTGTTAAAGGTACAGGATTAGGACTGGCTCTTTCTAAAAAAATTATTGAAGAGTTGCATGAAGGAAGAATATGGCTAGAGAGTGAAGAAGGGAACGGAAGTTGCTTTTATTTTACTATTCCAATAAAAATTTCTCAAAATAAAAAAGAGTTTATAAAAAATAGCTCAAATATAAAAAATGCTTTAAAGCTTTTAATAGTTGAGGATTCAGATGAATATAAAAATATTTTAGTAGATAAACTAAAAAAGAGATATGACATAACTGTTGCAAACTCAGTTAATTTGGCAAAAAATCTACTATTAGCAAATAAGTATGACTTTGTCATATTAGATTTTTTCCTAGTTGACGGTATTGGAACTGAAGTATTAGATTTTATGGAAGAAGAGAAAATAGAGGTGCCTACTGTGATTATTTCTGCTGAAGAAGATAGGTTTATAATTGACTCTATAGAGAATAAAATTAGGAATATTGAGGCCATTTTTAATAAAAACGATATAGAAACAATTTTATCATTTATAGGAGAATAA
- a CDS encoding FIST signal transduction protein: protein MIEIKNYNSVEEIKIEIEKEANYIIFITEDYILNLEDIRKKFKNRNFYGVIVPHIIINKSIFYSSIAVVKLKKEKSLFKLLNMKEISDDDKKFLENINSKSILLFVDGLSRYFEKLVNNLNNSLNKRVKVIGAGLGYKDFSHKFTIFDKDGTYKDHSLIIGIDQNIRMGFSHGWKPIYGPLVVTKSKENILYELNGEPAFEIYKKVLYEIDEQIITKENFFEIAKNYPFAMLSFSNEDLIVRDPVKANDDGSIQIVSSINEMESLYIMKGKREELIESSCIFAKELFSNKIEGIGLIFDCISRLIFLGNEFKKEIETIYECGEKEDLKLFGISSIGEITNSKFNDIKIFNKTTLMGIIDDN, encoded by the coding sequence TTGATTGAGATAAAAAATTATAATAGTGTAGAAGAGATAAAAATAGAAATTGAAAAAGAAGCTAATTATATCATTTTCATAACTGAAGATTATATTTTAAACTTAGAAGATATAAGAAAAAAATTTAAAAATAGAAATTTTTATGGAGTCATTGTTCCTCATATTATAATAAATAAGAGTATATTTTATTCATCTATTGCTGTAGTAAAATTAAAAAAAGAAAAGAGTCTATTTAAACTATTGAATATGAAAGAGATCTCTGATGATGATAAAAAGTTTTTAGAAAATATAAATAGTAAATCAATCCTTCTATTTGTAGATGGGCTATCTAGATATTTTGAAAAATTAGTAAACAATTTAAATAACTCACTAAATAAAAGAGTAAAAGTCATAGGCGCAGGACTTGGCTATAAAGATTTTTCCCATAAATTTACAATATTTGATAAAGATGGCACTTATAAAGATCACTCTTTAATTATAGGAATAGATCAAAATATACGAATGGGTTTTTCACATGGGTGGAAACCAATATATGGTCCATTAGTAGTAACAAAATCAAAAGAGAATATTTTATATGAATTAAATGGAGAACCAGCCTTTGAGATATATAAGAAAGTTTTATATGAGATTGACGAGCAGATTATAACAAAAGAGAATTTTTTTGAAATAGCAAAAAATTATCCTTTTGCTATGCTCTCTTTTTCTAATGAAGATTTAATAGTCAGAGATCCTGTTAAAGCAAATGATGATGGTTCTATTCAAATTGTAAGTTCTATTAATGAGATGGAAAGTTTATATATTATGAAAGGAAAGAGAGAAGAACTTATTGAAAGCTCTTGTATTTTTGCTAAGGAGTTATTTTCTAATAAGATAGAGGGGATTGGATTGATCTTTGATTGCATATCAAGACTTATATTTTTAGGTAATGAATTTAAAAAAGAGATAGAAACCATTTATGAATGTGGAGAAAAAGAAGATTTAAAACTATTTGGAATTTCCAGTATTGGTGAAATAACAAACTCAAAATTTAATGATATAAAGATTTTTAATAAAACAACTTTAATGGGGATAATAGATGACAACTAG
- a CDS encoding response regulator: MKKILVAEDDELNRMVIKEMLALIVPNVNIEIVDNGLEAYLKLKENSYDLILTDIDMPKLDGRELLKKVKGELHLNIPIICVTAFAVTGDKERLLLEGFDDYLSKPIDMNKLGEVIRKFLGENID; the protein is encoded by the coding sequence ATGAAAAAAATCCTTGTGGCAGAGGATGATGAATTAAACCGTATGGTAATTAAAGAGATGCTTGCTCTCATTGTACCAAATGTAAATATTGAAATTGTAGATAATGGCTTGGAAGCATACTTAAAATTAAAAGAGAATAGTTACGATTTGATTTTAACAGATATAGATATGCCAAAATTAGATGGAAGAGAACTGCTTAAAAAAGTAAAAGGAGAACTACACTTAAACATACCTATAATCTGTGTAACCGCATTTGCTGTTACTGGCGACAAAGAGAGACTTCTATTAGAAGGATTTGATGATTACCTGTCAAAACCAATAGATATGAATAAGCTGGGAGAAGTCATAAGAAAATTTTTGGGAGAAAATATTGATTGA